From Paenibacillus sp. GP183, one genomic window encodes:
- the uvsE gene encoding UV DNA damage repair endonuclease UvsE, with product MIVRLGYVAMSTLVNNASPSKMMTVANFSKLADREAAIRKLERIGAENLHNTLRLLRHNRAYEIQVYRLSSKLIPLIGHDLLEDWDPIAKLTAEFEEVGNYAKQNEMRISFHPDHFTVLSTHRPDVLDKSIADLERHAAMLDALGLGPEAKCNIHIGGSYGDKEKAGEQFITQFRKLRPEIQKRITLENDDKTFTAMETVEIAERVGAPMVLDIHHHQVNNDGEEAVQLWPRIQKTWLNSVNSDQPVGAAPALPPKIHASSPKSEKEPRSHADYVEAVPLLAFLRDIAAVTPNLDIMIEAKMKDQALLRLMEDCSRHKDVIPLSQASFEI from the coding sequence AGTCAACAACGCTTCTCCCTCCAAAATGATGACTGTAGCTAACTTCAGCAAGCTGGCCGACCGGGAAGCCGCGATTCGCAAGCTGGAGCGCATTGGAGCTGAAAATCTGCACAACACCCTGCGTCTCCTCAGACATAATCGGGCTTACGAAATTCAAGTATACCGCTTATCCTCCAAATTAATTCCTCTGATCGGACATGACCTTTTGGAGGATTGGGATCCTATTGCTAAGTTGACCGCAGAATTTGAAGAGGTGGGAAACTACGCCAAGCAGAACGAGATGAGGATCAGCTTTCATCCCGACCATTTCACCGTGCTCAGCACCCACAGGCCCGATGTTTTGGACAAATCCATAGCTGATCTGGAGAGACATGCAGCTATGCTGGATGCTTTGGGACTCGGTCCGGAAGCCAAATGCAACATTCATATTGGCGGTTCCTATGGGGATAAGGAGAAGGCGGGTGAGCAGTTTATCACTCAATTCAGGAAGCTCCGTCCGGAGATTCAAAAGAGAATCACCTTGGAAAATGATGATAAAACCTTCACAGCCATGGAAACAGTCGAAATAGCAGAGAGAGTAGGTGCACCCATGGTCTTGGATATTCACCATCATCAAGTTAACAATGATGGGGAAGAAGCCGTGCAGCTTTGGCCGAGAATCCAGAAAACATGGCTGAATTCCGTTAATTCGGATCAACCAGTCGGCGCTGCACCTGCACTTCCACCGAAAATCCACGCCTCCAGCCCAAAAAGCGAAAAGGAACCAAGAAGCCACGCAGATTATGTAGAAGCTGTACCGCTTTTAGCCTTCTTGCGTGATATTGCTGCAGTTACACCTAATCTGGATATCATGATCGAAGCAAAAATGAAGGACCAGGCACTGCTTAGGCTTATGGAAGATTGCAGTCGCCATAAAGATGTGATTCCGCTATCGCAAGCTTCCTTTGAAATATAG
- the fabI gene encoding enoyl-ACP reductase FabI yields MSELLIGKNILVMGVANDRSIAWAIAQSLAAEGANLAFTYENERVEERVRKLADTIPGSILVPCNVTVDAEIETLASIVKEQFGVLHGLVHSIAFAKTEELDGLFVDTSRDGFALAHDISAYSLVAVAQRLYPLMTEGGSIMTMTYLGAERAMKNYNVMGVAKAALEASIRYLAADLGQFGVRVNGISAGPIRTLAAKGIKDFNSILRQVEEKAPLRKTTETAEVGDTAMFLMSHLSRGITGEVIYVDGGYNIMGI; encoded by the coding sequence ATGAGTGAACTGTTAATTGGGAAAAATATACTTGTTATGGGTGTTGCCAACGACCGCAGCATCGCTTGGGCAATCGCTCAATCGCTGGCTGCTGAGGGAGCTAATCTAGCTTTTACTTATGAAAATGAACGTGTGGAGGAACGCGTCCGCAAGCTGGCTGACACGATCCCGGGCTCCATTCTGGTGCCCTGCAATGTTACGGTTGATGCTGAAATCGAGACGCTTGCAAGCATCGTTAAAGAGCAGTTCGGTGTCTTGCATGGCTTGGTACACAGCATCGCGTTCGCAAAGACCGAAGAATTGGACGGGCTGTTCGTCGATACCTCCCGTGATGGATTTGCACTAGCTCACGACATTAGCGCATATTCGCTCGTAGCTGTGGCTCAGCGCCTGTATCCGCTTATGACAGAGGGCGGCAGCATCATGACGATGACCTACCTTGGTGCCGAGCGTGCCATGAAGAATTACAACGTCATGGGCGTTGCCAAAGCAGCGCTGGAAGCAAGCATACGCTATTTGGCGGCGGATCTGGGACAATTCGGCGTGCGGGTAAACGGTATTTCCGCCGGTCCGATTCGTACCCTTGCAGCGAAAGGGATCAAGGATTTCAACTCGATCCTTCGTCAAGTAGAGGAAAAAGCGCCTTTGCGCAAAACGACGGAAACCGCTGAGGTTGGCGATACGGCCATGTTCTTGATGAGCCATTTATCCAGAGGTATTACCGGTGAAGTCATCTATGTTGATGGCGGCTACAATATTATGGGAATCTAG
- a CDS encoding inositol monophosphatase family protein: protein MENVNKEPYVVGGKSYTAVAINTAAKTGQWIKSKLGDFNSIDVKYSSQDLVTEVDKGSEKMIRKLIMTHFPQHSFLGEEGVEPGPAASALALQNVSHAEYLWIVDPIDGTTNFIHGFPFYTVSIALAYKGEVIVGVVYDPSSDELFVAEKGKGAYVHGKKMQVSADDKLSNSLIATGFPSDRNTALPINLKGIQSIAPKVRNIRSAGSAALHLAYVADGRLSGFWEIGLNSWDIAAGALLIQESGGTITDTEGKPYSLAVRNVIGSNTLIHGELQQELSAAEATGF from the coding sequence ATGGAAAATGTTAACAAGGAACCTTATGTGGTAGGCGGTAAAAGCTATACGGCAGTCGCCATTAATACTGCAGCCAAGACGGGACAATGGATTAAGAGCAAGCTGGGGGATTTCAACAGCATTGATGTTAAATATTCTTCTCAGGATCTGGTAACCGAGGTAGATAAGGGATCGGAGAAGATGATTCGCAAGTTGATCATGACCCATTTTCCACAGCATTCTTTTTTGGGTGAAGAGGGCGTGGAGCCGGGGCCGGCAGCTTCAGCCTTGGCCTTGCAGAATGTGAGCCATGCCGAATATTTATGGATTGTCGATCCCATCGACGGAACAACGAATTTTATTCACGGGTTCCCTTTTTATACCGTTTCGATCGCTCTTGCTTATAAAGGGGAGGTTATCGTAGGCGTCGTGTACGACCCTTCAAGCGATGAGCTGTTCGTTGCGGAAAAGGGAAAAGGAGCTTATGTTCACGGTAAAAAAATGCAGGTTTCCGCAGATGATAAGCTGTCCAACAGTCTTATCGCTACCGGATTTCCTTCGGACCGCAATACGGCTTTACCAATAAACCTGAAGGGCATTCAATCGATCGCGCCTAAAGTCCGCAATATCCGTTCAGCCGGTTCAGCTGCGCTTCATCTTGCTTATGTGGCTGATGGACGCCTAAGCGGCTTTTGGGAAATCGGCCTCAATTCCTGGGATATCGCAGCGGGTGCGCTGCTGATCCAGGAATCAGGCGGTACAATCACAGATACCGAAGGGAAACCATATAGCCTTGCAGTCCGTAACGTAATAGGCTCGAACACGCTAATCCATGGTGAGCTTCAGCAAGAGCTGTCTGCGGCTGAGGCAACCGGCTTTTAA
- a CDS encoding stalk domain-containing protein has protein sequence MKIAQKLAVVLSVVFTMGSLGHHAPAVADSPAVASTNSIYEKAEKIIIRSATEPRLQAPMNTLMTPSPQTFEIDFPESMDQASVETQLKAHGTERNPSRAPALQWEFNWRSTSHLEAKVTPSSFPSGTYILGEYQLNVNNSSTLKGDLISGAPVLNLIVQNPFQLWRYSLDGKQRELLSTVDNLYSLRMLGNQDRYFLAVRSGAYCECDAYLEGLYGLYDQSNKQLIRYPVHLYTTYVGKGDFVVDRRGFFYEQPSEGIQIPQSDTAKRIQVKGYVHGADLSKDGKYVLMAIGEETQEKDFSIAMYSLENDTIQVLAEKVAGWVPTDLAMGGRLPIQFVDDGDKVYFVLQERGTSQEVRYAYSWNADTIQDWNPPIPKTTWSVFSASSDHVFQYYSDAGIYRDKNLIMDAQKLQLADSHWLNATHSMAYLSYEIEHTANKQFTTSLQLFNADNLQQKALYTGLHTESRLLGSSPDGQWIYVNARQPGIGTALPPDSFGQGDGKLLAPVNSDSSLPTAVYMDDKKLNLILPVIIENHQLYLPLRAVMEAGGWHITWNSKRKEVTGKKNILRDREFTFLIDGITGTFNSKTGILPIAPKLIDGTTYLSAGILQMLGMKLEWDDSKKVLFISDLPGAGGISYSNGTRYEGQLSGDTANGVGKLFGPEGQLIYEGMFANGKYHGQGKLYDLNGKLQYAGTFTDGQQG, from the coding sequence ATGAAAATTGCACAGAAATTAGCAGTGGTCTTGTCGGTAGTTTTTACAATGGGATCACTCGGCCATCATGCGCCTGCAGTTGCAGATTCGCCAGCAGTTGCTTCAACCAATTCGATATACGAAAAAGCTGAAAAAATCATCATCCGCTCAGCCACCGAACCGCGCTTACAGGCGCCTATGAACACCCTGATGACTCCGTCACCCCAAACCTTTGAAATTGATTTTCCCGAATCCATGGATCAGGCTTCAGTTGAGACCCAGCTTAAGGCTCATGGGACTGAACGAAATCCATCCAGAGCTCCAGCATTGCAGTGGGAGTTTAATTGGAGAAGCACCTCCCATCTAGAAGCCAAGGTTACACCTAGCTCTTTTCCATCAGGAACCTATATTCTAGGTGAATATCAATTGAATGTAAATAACTCTTCTACCCTCAAAGGCGACCTTATAAGCGGAGCGCCTGTTTTGAATTTGATCGTTCAGAACCCTTTTCAATTGTGGCGCTATTCACTGGACGGTAAACAAAGAGAACTGCTGTCTACAGTAGATAATTTGTACTCTTTGCGTATGCTCGGGAATCAGGATCGCTATTTTCTGGCAGTCCGCTCTGGTGCATATTGCGAATGTGATGCATATCTTGAAGGGCTGTACGGACTGTATGATCAATCAAATAAGCAGTTGATTCGCTATCCTGTTCATTTGTACACGACCTATGTCGGTAAAGGAGACTTTGTCGTGGACCGGCGGGGATTTTTTTATGAGCAGCCAAGTGAAGGTATTCAGATTCCGCAAAGCGATACGGCCAAAAGGATTCAAGTAAAAGGATACGTTCACGGAGCCGATTTATCCAAGGACGGCAAATATGTTCTGATGGCCATTGGGGAGGAAACGCAGGAAAAGGATTTTTCCATTGCTATGTATTCTTTGGAAAATGATACGATCCAAGTCCTGGCTGAAAAAGTCGCAGGCTGGGTACCAACTGATCTCGCTATGGGCGGACGTTTGCCGATTCAATTTGTGGATGATGGAGATAAGGTGTATTTTGTACTCCAGGAACGAGGGACTTCTCAGGAAGTACGTTATGCTTATTCATGGAATGCCGACACCATTCAAGATTGGAATCCTCCGATCCCAAAAACCACCTGGTCCGTCTTTAGCGCTTCAAGCGATCATGTGTTTCAATACTATTCCGATGCCGGAATTTACCGGGATAAGAATTTGATTATGGATGCACAAAAGCTTCAATTGGCTGACAGTCATTGGTTAAATGCCACACACAGCATGGCTTATCTAAGTTATGAAATCGAGCATACTGCAAACAAGCAATTTACGACTTCACTTCAGCTTTTTAATGCAGATAATTTGCAGCAAAAAGCTTTATACACAGGGTTACATACCGAATCTCGTTTATTGGGAAGCAGCCCTGACGGACAGTGGATTTATGTCAATGCCAGACAACCCGGAATCGGTACTGCATTGCCTCCGGATTCGTTCGGTCAAGGAGATGGCAAATTACTTGCTCCTGTGAATTCTGATAGTTCATTGCCAACTGCTGTTTACATGGATGACAAGAAGTTAAATCTCATTTTGCCCGTGATCATTGAAAATCATCAGCTCTACCTTCCACTGAGAGCAGTCATGGAAGCTGGCGGATGGCATATTACCTGGAATTCGAAGCGAAAGGAAGTTACTGGTAAAAAGAACATACTCAGGGATCGCGAATTTACCTTCCTGATCGATGGAATAACGGGAACTTTTAACTCGAAAACCGGCATTCTTCCCATTGCTCCCAAATTGATCGACGGCACAACTTATCTCTCTGCTGGCATTTTACAAATGCTTGGCATGAAGCTGGAGTGGGATGATAGTAAAAAGGTGCTTTTCATTTCAGACCTTCCTGGAGCCGGGGGCATCAGTTACTCGAACGGAACCCGGTATGAGGGGCAGCTTAGCGGGGATACTGCCAATGGAGTCGGCAAGCTGTTTGGACCGGAAGGCCAGCTCATCTATGAGGGTATGTTCGCGAATGGAAAGTATCATGGTCAAGGTAAGCTGTATGATCTCAACGGTAAATTGCAATATGCCGGCACATTCACAGATGGACAACAAGGATAA
- the kduD gene encoding 2-dehydro-3-deoxy-D-gluconate 5-dehydrogenase KduD, with amino-acid sequence MQLFDLTGKTALITGGSKGLGGGIALGLAGAGADVAVVTSNDGSREVQKQIESLGRKAHTIVANLGDESKLEGVVQEALVKLGHIDILVNNAGIIRRTPAADHAAQDWHDVLNLNLNAAFFLSQLLGRHMIERGSGKIINIASMLTFQGGINVPGYTASKHAIAGITKALANEWAGKGINVNAIAPGYMATDNTAAIRADEERSASILARIPAARWGTTEDLQGAAIYLASKASDYMNGHVLCVDGGWMAR; translated from the coding sequence ATTCAATTGTTTGATCTAACCGGGAAAACAGCTCTGATTACGGGAGGATCCAAAGGTTTGGGAGGCGGTATAGCGCTTGGACTGGCAGGTGCGGGAGCAGATGTCGCGGTAGTTACAAGCAATGATGGAAGCCGTGAGGTGCAAAAGCAAATAGAAAGTCTTGGGCGGAAGGCGCATACGATTGTTGCGAATCTCGGCGATGAAAGCAAGCTGGAGGGTGTCGTGCAAGAAGCGCTGGTGAAGCTCGGGCATATCGATATATTGGTCAATAACGCGGGCATTATCAGACGTACACCGGCAGCGGATCATGCTGCTCAGGATTGGCACGATGTGCTGAATTTGAACTTGAACGCAGCCTTTTTCCTCAGCCAACTGCTTGGAAGACACATGATCGAACGCGGCAGCGGCAAAATCATTAATATTGCCTCGATGCTTACCTTTCAAGGCGGCATTAATGTTCCCGGCTACACAGCGTCGAAGCATGCGATTGCAGGAATAACGAAGGCGCTTGCCAACGAATGGGCAGGCAAAGGAATTAATGTGAATGCAATAGCTCCGGGCTATATGGCTACAGATAATACGGCGGCTATACGGGCAGACGAAGAACGCAGTGCGTCTATTCTTGCTCGAATTCCCGCAGCACGATGGGGAACAACAGAGGATTTACAGGGAGCGGCCATTTATCTGGCATCGAAGGCTTCTGACTACATGAACGGCCACGTTCTTTGTGTGGACGGCGGATGGATGGCGAGATAA
- a CDS encoding sugar kinase, translating to MLQPELLTFGETMALMMPASGKGLEYSSQLHQLFGGAESNVAIGVARLGRRAGWFGLLGHDPLGRRILKTIRGEGVDVSRAALTPEAPTGLMMREVLMGKTSVYYYRKNSAASRMAPKHLDESYIAQAKILHVTGITAALSETCRATVIEAMHLARRHGVKVSFDPNLRLKLWSIEEARPVLLAMAKEADIFLPGLDELKLLYQTEDWNEIVAKLRNLTAVSIVKGGDDETYVIDKDSVTAVPYFRVEHVVDTVGAGDGFCAGFLVGLLRGYPYPEAVRIGNLVGSMVIQMEGDWEGIPTWEQVEAVLNDVNHIER from the coding sequence ATGCTTCAGCCTGAGCTGTTAACATTTGGTGAAACGATGGCATTGATGATGCCCGCGAGCGGTAAAGGGCTGGAGTACTCCTCTCAACTGCATCAGTTGTTTGGCGGAGCGGAAAGCAATGTTGCCATCGGTGTGGCCCGACTCGGTCGACGTGCCGGTTGGTTTGGGCTTCTTGGCCATGATCCGCTGGGGAGAAGGATCCTCAAAACAATACGCGGTGAAGGCGTCGATGTTTCGCGAGCTGCCCTGACACCTGAAGCGCCAACAGGACTCATGATGCGTGAAGTGCTAATGGGCAAAACATCGGTTTATTATTATCGCAAAAACTCGGCAGCAAGCCGAATGGCACCGAAGCATCTGGACGAAAGCTATATTGCGCAAGCGAAAATTTTGCATGTTACCGGAATAACGGCTGCGCTTAGCGAAACCTGCAGAGCGACAGTGATTGAGGCCATGCATCTGGCACGCCGCCATGGCGTGAAAGTGAGCTTTGACCCGAACCTTCGTCTCAAGCTCTGGAGCATCGAGGAAGCGCGTCCCGTGCTTTTGGCAATGGCGAAAGAAGCGGATATTTTCCTGCCGGGCCTGGATGAGCTGAAGCTTTTATATCAAACGGAGGATTGGAATGAGATCGTAGCCAAGCTCCGCAACCTGACGGCGGTTTCAATTGTTAAAGGCGGAGACGATGAAACATACGTTATAGATAAAGATAGTGTAACGGCGGTTCCTTACTTCCGCGTGGAGCATGTTGTAGATACGGTAGGGGCAGGCGATGGCTTTTGTGCCGGTTTTCTTGTTGGCTTGCTGAGAGGATACCCTTATCCGGAGGCCGTTCGCATCGGCAATCTGGTTGGCTCGATGGTCATCCAGATGGAAGGCGATTGGGAAGGAATTCCCACATGGGAGCAAGTGGAAGCGGTTCTTAATGACGTTAATCATATTGAACGTTAA
- a CDS encoding bifunctional 2-keto-4-hydroxyglutarate aldolase/2-keto-3-deoxy-6-phosphogluconate aldolase — protein MKKIKLIQQISNEGVVAVLRGETPEEVVAMAEQAIAGGIKVIEVTMTVPFALRAIEELAKRYSSTAQDAAKYAIIGVGTALDPETARAAILSGAEFVVGPSLNPATVALCNRYRVPVMPGCMTIQEIQTALELGVDIVKLFPGNLYSPAMIKAIKGPLPQANIMPTGGVSLSNLAEWIQAGVVAVGIGSDLTSEAARTGDYSLVAKKAAQYIEAYRAAKK, from the coding sequence ATGAAAAAAATCAAGCTAATCCAGCAAATCAGTAATGAAGGAGTCGTCGCCGTATTGCGCGGCGAGACGCCTGAGGAAGTCGTGGCCATGGCGGAGCAGGCCATCGCCGGGGGCATTAAGGTCATCGAAGTGACGATGACCGTTCCTTTTGCGCTGCGCGCAATCGAGGAGCTTGCGAAGCGCTACTCGAGCACAGCGCAGGACGCGGCGAAGTATGCGATCATCGGCGTCGGCACGGCGCTCGATCCGGAGACGGCACGCGCCGCGATTCTCAGTGGGGCCGAGTTCGTCGTCGGCCCGTCTTTGAACCCGGCAACGGTTGCGCTGTGCAACCGTTATCGAGTCCCCGTCATGCCGGGGTGCATGACGATTCAAGAGATCCAGACCGCGCTGGAGCTGGGCGTGGATATCGTAAAGCTGTTCCCGGGGAATCTGTACTCCCCGGCCATGATCAAAGCGATCAAAGGCCCGCTGCCGCAAGCGAACATTATGCCGACAGGCGGCGTATCGCTCAGCAATCTGGCCGAATGGATTCAAGCGGGAGTTGTAGCCGTAGGAATTGGCTCGGATTTGACCAGCGAGGCTGCCCGAACAGGCGATTACAGTTTGGTAGCCAAGAAAGCTGCACAGTATATAGAGGCTTATCGCGCTGCCAAAAAGTAG
- a CDS encoding DinB family protein gives MPNKAKLHLQVKTISESVAYFTRNLGWTLVEEMDHAVLMSIQPGYLVALSESNFNIPSQTKKWLDTVVHSPNSGDSFYIGVHSVQQTLSSLIQRGIHNYRIKEDPGFICNLIVPVIDGYTVVYWEELFLTNDEILQLYAQGPSELENAIKGLSEEDLDASLSAGKWSIRQNVLHLVDMELITMHKLKFALSESGRSYIGNSFSQDAWSDGLDYKIRSIGAEVELFKAVRNHIVQMCKQLPDAMNRFVVVSGKHETAGRLMKMMHSHVRHHLRTITKIRHMHDNV, from the coding sequence ATGCCGAACAAAGCAAAGCTTCATTTGCAAGTAAAAACAATTAGCGAATCTGTTGCTTATTTTACCCGAAACTTGGGGTGGACGTTAGTAGAAGAGATGGATCATGCCGTTTTGATGTCCATACAGCCGGGATATTTGGTCGCATTGTCGGAATCAAACTTCAACATCCCCAGCCAGACAAAAAAATGGCTCGACACTGTTGTGCATAGTCCTAATTCCGGCGACTCTTTTTACATCGGAGTTCATTCTGTCCAACAAACATTGTCATCTTTAATCCAGCGCGGCATCCATAATTACAGGATTAAAGAGGACCCGGGCTTTATTTGTAATCTCATTGTTCCTGTGATTGATGGGTATACAGTGGTGTATTGGGAAGAGCTTTTCCTCACAAATGATGAGATTCTTCAACTGTACGCTCAAGGTCCAAGTGAATTGGAGAATGCGATAAAGGGTTTGTCTGAAGAAGATCTCGATGCGTCTTTGTCAGCGGGCAAGTGGAGCATTCGTCAGAACGTCCTTCACCTGGTCGACATGGAGCTGATTACGATGCATAAGCTCAAATTTGCCCTGTCGGAGAGCGGTCGAAGTTATATCGGGAATTCCTTTTCACAGGATGCATGGTCTGATGGACTGGATTACAAGATCAGATCGATTGGAGCCGAAGTTGAACTGTTTAAAGCGGTAAGGAATCACATCGTTCAAATGTGCAAACAGCTGCCCGATGCGATGAATCGATTTGTAGTTGTCTCAGGAAAGCATGAAACAGCAGGACGACTTATGAAAATGATGCACAGTCACGTCCGGCACCACTTAAGGACCATCACCAAAATCCGCCATATGCATGATAACGTCTGA
- a CDS encoding SRPBCC family protein — translation MTNPSSKKRTDSGSRVIKASPQTIYKAFVDPEALVSWLPPKGMKGHIYEFDAQAGGAYRMSLTYVGKDHSTQGKTSEHADVVKGRFLEFAPNERIVQLVEFDSEDPVFAGEMIMTWTLAAVPEGTEVTIVCENVPEGIRKEDHDVGLRSTLENLADYTE, via the coding sequence ATGACAAATCCATCAAGCAAGAAAAGAACTGACTCTGGTTCGAGAGTCATCAAGGCATCACCGCAAACGATCTATAAGGCATTCGTGGACCCGGAGGCTCTGGTTTCGTGGCTTCCACCGAAGGGTATGAAAGGACATATCTACGAGTTCGATGCTCAAGCCGGCGGAGCCTATCGAATGTCCCTAACTTATGTCGGAAAGGACCATTCAACGCAAGGCAAAACTTCGGAGCATGCTGACGTTGTCAAAGGGAGATTCTTGGAGTTCGCTCCAAACGAGCGGATTGTACAGTTAGTAGAATTCGATTCCGAGGATCCCGTTTTCGCGGGAGAGATGATCATGACATGGACCTTAGCTGCCGTTCCGGAAGGCACCGAGGTTACCATTGTTTGTGAGAACGTACCCGAAGGAATACGGAAGGAAGATCACGATGTTGGTTTGAGGTCCACTCTGGAGAATCTGGCTGATTATACCGAATAA
- a CDS encoding cyanophycinase — protein sequence MNSKGLLNGSLVIAGGGRLHSDVIERFIELAGGTQASIIVIPTAQEENLVANKGKDLIAFEQAGATNITILHTYDRNLADTEEFAAPIKLAHAVWFSGGRQWRLADAYLHTKVHQELNALLGRGGVIGGTSAGATIQGSYMVRGDTQTNTILMGDHVEGLGFLENVTIDQHLIRRNRHFDLVEVISAQPELLGIGIDEGTAIVVQGTNFEVIGNSYVAIYDNEYMNTTGGKFYFLSPGDTFNLDTREANLSYSMNQASNQASN from the coding sequence ATGAATTCAAAAGGTTTGTTAAACGGTTCTTTGGTTATTGCTGGCGGGGGGCGCTTACATTCGGATGTGATTGAGCGGTTTATAGAATTGGCAGGCGGTACGCAAGCTTCGATCATTGTGATTCCTACGGCTCAAGAAGAGAACCTTGTAGCCAATAAAGGGAAGGATTTAATCGCTTTTGAACAAGCTGGAGCAACCAATATCACCATCCTTCACACTTACGATCGAAATTTGGCAGATACGGAGGAGTTCGCCGCCCCAATAAAATTGGCTCATGCAGTATGGTTTTCGGGTGGAAGACAATGGAGGCTTGCTGACGCCTACCTGCATACGAAAGTTCATCAGGAATTGAACGCTCTTCTTGGCCGAGGAGGTGTTATTGGCGGAACTTCTGCGGGTGCGACAATCCAAGGATCCTATATGGTAAGGGGAGATACTCAAACAAACACCATTCTAATGGGGGACCATGTGGAGGGCCTGGGTTTCTTGGAAAACGTCACGATTGATCAACATTTAATACGGCGAAACCGTCATTTTGATCTTGTTGAAGTTATCTCCGCTCAACCGGAGCTGCTGGGTATTGGAATTGACGAAGGAACGGCCATCGTGGTTCAGGGAACAAACTTTGAAGTAATAGGGAACAGTTATGTGGCCATTTATGACAACGAATATATGAATACTACAGGCGGCAAATTTTATTTTCTATCCCCTGGAGATACATTTAACTTGGACACAAGAGAAGCAAATTTATCATACAGTATGAATCAGGCATCCAACCAGGCGTCAAACTAG
- a CDS encoding heme-degrading domain-containing protein, translating to MLHLDQYNALLQTLLQQEADLQFSVFTNETAYKVGNRIIEKAMREDKSIVVDIRRNGELLFYSRMDGKSSHNDEWVSWKNNVAHHFGHSSYYMHVFLKSTGSTVEVSGLNPNDYKAEGGAFPLLLENEGIVGTITVSGLPGEEDHDMVVSVLRELLWG from the coding sequence GTGCTCCATCTGGACCAATACAACGCTTTATTACAGACTTTGTTACAGCAAGAAGCTGATCTCCAGTTTTCCGTTTTCACGAATGAGACCGCCTACAAAGTTGGGAACAGGATTATTGAAAAAGCGATGCGTGAGGACAAATCAATCGTCGTCGACATTCGAAGAAACGGCGAGTTGTTATTTTACAGCAGAATGGACGGCAAATCTTCTCATAACGATGAATGGGTGTCATGGAAAAATAACGTCGCCCATCATTTCGGCCATAGCTCCTATTATATGCACGTATTTCTGAAATCGACCGGTTCAACGGTAGAAGTCTCCGGCCTCAACCCGAATGATTATAAGGCAGAAGGCGGCGCTTTTCCGTTACTTTTGGAAAATGAAGGCATTGTAGGTACCATCACGGTATCGGGACTGCCGGGTGAGGAAGATCACGACATGGTTGTTTCTGTGTTAAGGGAATTACTATGGGGGTAA